Proteins from a single region of Acidianus ambivalens:
- a CDS encoding ABC transporter permease — MNWFKLLGIFLSIILAVPVLFLIYMGFFVFKSPQAFSQAFYSGVELSVLSSASAAGIDFALFTPLAYYLSREKDFITDSLVDVPASIPHPIVGVALVFLDSPYSPFYKIFQDLGINFFDTYYGLISALVIVSAPIYIRSMKNYFDSMPRVYEEYARSLGAGMGRVYLMIMKNSLKGALSSSLTSMSRAMSEFGSIAIVAYYVLYGPLAGTSPASILIYEYYGYYGPQVAVTASAIMIVVGLVLLISLKLVQYLK, encoded by the coding sequence ATGAACTGGTTTAAGCTATTAGGAATTTTTTTATCAATTATACTCGCAGTTCCAGTTCTCTTCCTTATTTACATGGGATTCTTCGTGTTCAAAAGTCCTCAAGCTTTCTCTCAAGCATTCTACTCTGGAGTCGAACTAAGTGTCTTATCTTCAGCATCTGCAGCTGGGATAGACTTTGCTCTCTTTACGCCTTTAGCGTATTATCTTTCTAGAGAAAAAGATTTTATAACAGATTCATTAGTTGACGTTCCCGCGTCAATACCTCACCCTATAGTAGGAGTAGCATTAGTGTTCTTAGATAGTCCATATTCACCTTTCTATAAAATATTTCAGGACTTGGGAATAAACTTTTTTGATACATACTATGGTCTAATTTCCGCACTTGTGATTGTCTCTGCCCCAATATACATAAGGAGCATGAAGAATTACTTTGACTCGATGCCTAGAGTTTACGAGGAATACGCAAGATCTTTAGGTGCTGGAATGGGAAGAGTGTATTTAATGATTATGAAAAACTCATTAAAAGGAGCGTTATCTTCTTCATTGACTAGTATGTCTAGGGCAATGAGCGAATTTGGTTCAATTGCAATAGTTGCTTACTATGTACTTTATGGGCCTTTAGCTGGAACTTCTCCTGCTTCAATCTTAATTTATGAGTATTACGGATACTATGGACCGCAAGTAGCCGTTACTGCATCTGCAATAATGATTGTAGTTGGATTAGTGTTATTAATCTCTTTAAAACTTGTACAATACTTGAAGTAG
- a CDS encoding extracellular solute-binding protein yields MNKLVIIGIIIVAIVVIGAVAYLSLRTPTTTTKTPTTTTKKTQVIIYVADAYTKEACCLGKCFSSASGIPVVLPPKGGGSFALAREIGSGASVTVFMPVALSAVNDLGSNNPGWAIAFVSDQITIAYTNTSISSNPCAQKALSYAEDAIKTGNSTYWYKFYCILTSGKVKVGISNPNTDPAGFRAWINLEIAGYLFANNTYYFYDRMLSNHGNVTASNAAELVPDLESGAIQFLYIYRSAAVAKGLDYIQLPAKLNLGCYKCSSFYAMFNYTLNTGVVKGSPVYLFITIPKNTNNYNEAIDFVIYVIEHSSILKKFDLCPLQPAILFNSTAVPPQIASLLTEGKLIEGGTL; encoded by the coding sequence ATGAATAAGCTGGTAATAATCGGTATAATAATAGTAGCAATAGTTGTAATAGGAGCAGTAGCGTATTTGAGTCTAAGGACACCTACTACAACAACGAAGACACCTACTACGACAACGAAGAAAACTCAAGTTATAATATATGTAGCTGATGCATATACTAAGGAAGCTTGTTGTCTAGGAAAGTGCTTCTCTTCTGCTAGCGGGATACCGGTAGTTTTACCACCTAAAGGAGGAGGGTCTTTCGCACTTGCTAGAGAAATTGGCTCAGGGGCATCTGTCACTGTATTTATGCCAGTAGCTTTAAGTGCAGTAAATGATCTAGGAAGTAATAATCCGGGTTGGGCAATAGCATTTGTTTCCGATCAAATTACTATAGCTTATACCAATACAAGCATATCTAGCAACCCATGTGCACAAAAGGCATTAAGCTATGCTGAAGATGCGATAAAAACTGGAAATTCAACCTATTGGTATAAGTTTTATTGCATTTTAACATCAGGTAAAGTTAAGGTAGGAATTTCTAATCCTAACACAGACCCCGCAGGTTTTAGAGCTTGGATAAATCTAGAGATTGCAGGTTATCTCTTTGCTAATAATACTTATTACTTTTATGATAGGATGTTAAGCAATCACGGTAATGTTACTGCAAGCAATGCTGCAGAATTAGTTCCAGATTTAGAGTCAGGAGCAATACAATTCCTATATATTTATAGATCTGCGGCAGTAGCGAAAGGCTTAGACTATATCCAACTGCCTGCAAAGCTAAACTTAGGCTGTTATAAGTGTTCGTCATTCTATGCAATGTTTAATTATACTCTTAACACAGGAGTAGTAAAAGGGTCTCCAGTATATCTATTTATAACAATACCTAAGAATACTAATAACTACAATGAGGCAATAGATTTTGTCATCTATGTTATAGAGCATTCAAGTATATTAAAGAAATTCGATTTATGTCCTCTCCAACCGGCTATTCTTTTCAACTCTACTGCAGTACCTCCTCAGATAGCTTCATTGTTGACTGAAGGAAAGTTAATAGAAGGAGGTACTCTATGA
- a CDS encoding SDR family NAD(P)-dependent oxidoreductase has protein sequence MIAVVTGASKGIGKATVIKLKDLGYTVVAISRSLPEVGDEKIQVDVSNKEDVFKTVNYLISKYGFIDVLVNNAGFGVYGSFLETDLNEEEYMIRTNLLGPIYFMKAVLPYMVKERRGSIVNIISEAAYVSSPKLLVYSATKAALAHITNGLWAEMRKYGVKISGIYPGPVKTNFTSHPSFKGVKDSFSKFAVEPEKVANAVVKAIKTGKREIYVPSKLALDPYFLKLSYIMQSITYRFVGKYFS, from the coding sequence ATGATTGCAGTCGTTACTGGAGCTTCTAAAGGAATAGGCAAAGCCACTGTAATTAAGCTAAAGGACTTAGGCTATACGGTGGTTGCAATATCAAGAAGCTTACCGGAAGTTGGTGACGAAAAAATTCAAGTTGATGTTAGTAATAAAGAAGATGTTTTTAAGACAGTGAATTATTTAATTTCCAAATATGGATTTATAGACGTCCTAGTTAACAACGCAGGTTTCGGAGTTTACGGCTCATTTCTTGAAACTGATTTAAATGAAGAAGAGTATATGATAAGAACTAATTTATTAGGCCCCATCTATTTCATGAAAGCAGTATTGCCTTATATGGTTAAAGAAAGGAGAGGCTCAATAGTCAATATCATATCTGAGGCCGCATATGTTTCCTCTCCTAAACTCCTAGTTTATTCTGCAACTAAGGCAGCTCTAGCTCACATAACTAACGGTTTATGGGCAGAGATGAGGAAATATGGCGTAAAGATTTCTGGAATTTATCCGGGTCCAGTAAAGACAAATTTTACTTCTCATCCATCGTTTAAAGGAGTAAAAGACTCTTTCTCTAAGTTCGCAGTAGAGCCAGAAAAAGTAGCAAACGCTGTGGTAAAAGCTATAAAAACTGGGAAGAGAGAAATTTATGTTCCATCAAAACTTGCTTTAGATCCTTATTTTTTGAAACTTTCTTATATTATGCAATCAATAACTTATAGGTTTGTCGGTAAATATTTTAGTTAG
- a CDS encoding TatD family hydrolase, which translates to MLYDAHCHYSLLKKKYEGYFIAAVSMDYNSSVETLSLNDKNILKGVAIHPWNVHKEKIESVLPLIDKADFVGEIGLDYKYSEAPKELQIRYFEEFLKNSQDKTVNIHAVNSWDDVLNLLIKHDIRRAIIHWYSGPKELLRDIEGAGYFITINPSVTFQEKHRIIAENASPNIVLTESDGGYVYKGKLLEPTDIPSIIKFLSKIWNEDERYVEKKIEINFRKAFNL; encoded by the coding sequence ATGCTATACGACGCTCATTGTCACTATTCCTTACTTAAGAAAAAATATGAAGGATATTTTATAGCTGCAGTTTCCATGGATTATAATTCCTCTGTGGAAACCTTATCCTTAAATGATAAAAATATTCTAAAAGGCGTAGCAATACATCCTTGGAATGTTCATAAAGAGAAGATAGAGAGCGTTTTACCATTAATAGATAAAGCGGATTTTGTTGGAGAAATAGGTTTAGATTATAAATATTCCGAAGCTCCCAAAGAACTTCAAATAAGATATTTTGAAGAGTTCCTAAAAAATTCTCAGGATAAGACTGTTAATATTCACGCAGTGAATTCTTGGGACGACGTGTTAAATCTTTTAATTAAACATGATATAAGAAGAGCTATAATTCATTGGTATTCTGGTCCGAAAGAATTACTTCGCGATATAGAAGGCGCAGGATATTTCATAACTATTAATCCATCAGTTACTTTCCAGGAAAAGCATAGGATTATTGCAGAGAACGCCTCACCTAACATTGTGCTAACTGAAAGTGACGGAGGATATGTATATAAAGGAAAGTTACTTGAGCCTACTGACATTCCTTCTATCATAAAGTTTCTTTCTAAAATTTGGAATGAAGATGAGAGATACGTGGAGAAGAAGATAGAGATAAATTTTAGGAAAGCCTTTAATTTATAA
- a CDS encoding cob(I)yrinic acid a,c-diamide adenosyltransferase: MWYTGSGDSGKTKVPSKGEVWKDDDIVEALGNLDELNASLGIISSLYPQLFDLIYKIQDDVFVISSEIAGFNLNFSEEKIKELEDLIAKFGGEIKPLRNFVLPGGHLASSFLHLSRAICRRAERSVVKIMREGKARDVHVKYLNRLSSLLFVLALWVNEKSGSPNVIWKRFG; this comes from the coding sequence ATGTGGTATACTGGATCTGGAGATAGCGGAAAGACTAAAGTTCCGTCAAAAGGTGAAGTTTGGAAAGACGATGACATAGTAGAAGCTTTAGGAAATTTAGATGAATTGAACGCTTCTCTAGGCATTATTTCTTCTCTTTATCCACAACTTTTTGATTTAATATACAAAATTCAAGATGATGTTTTTGTAATATCTTCGGAAATTGCAGGATTTAATTTAAATTTTAGCGAAGAAAAGATAAAGGAACTTGAGGATTTAATAGCCAAGTTCGGAGGAGAAATAAAACCTCTACGAAATTTTGTCTTACCTGGAGGGCATTTAGCTTCATCTTTTCTTCATTTATCTAGAGCAATATGTAGGAGAGCAGAAAGGAGTGTAGTAAAGATAATGAGAGAAGGTAAGGCGAGAGACGTTCATGTGAAATATCTTAATAGGTTGTCTTCGTTACTTTTTGTTTTAGCTTTGTGGGTAAATGAAAAATCTGGTAGTCCTAACGTTATTTGGAAAAGGTTTGGCTAA
- a CDS encoding ornithine cyclodeaminase family protein gives MLYLDGKKLEEILSAKDAVNAVKEAFSLYYQGKVTQPQRQVLTIKGNWWGIMSSYTDFSVVVKIVNVINENKNRGLPSVQGIVILMSPDTGEPLAVIDGTILTAIRTASASVLSTELSYGNRIPTLGIIGAGLEAYYHAKIASEYLSISRILITARKSHIELAKKIGADAVDLQTLLKESDVIFSTTSSKEPVVLGKFLKEDFHISSIGAHTPDAREIDDETIAKAKTYIVDSLQAVSSESGDYIQPQKKGLIKNVIEIGKIITDGIKIERPSIFKTVGISAQDNLTAYHAYKLSQTFSK, from the coding sequence ATGCTTTATTTAGATGGTAAAAAGCTTGAAGAAATATTATCTGCAAAAGATGCAGTAAATGCAGTAAAAGAAGCCTTCTCTTTATACTACCAAGGGAAAGTGACTCAACCACAAAGACAAGTTTTAACAATAAAAGGTAACTGGTGGGGAATTATGTCTTCTTATACTGATTTTTCTGTAGTAGTAAAAATTGTTAATGTTATAAATGAGAATAAAAATAGAGGCTTACCGTCAGTACAAGGTATAGTAATTCTAATGTCTCCAGATACTGGAGAACCTTTAGCAGTAATTGACGGTACTATATTAACTGCCATAAGAACAGCTTCTGCAAGTGTATTATCTACTGAACTTTCTTACGGAAATAGAATTCCTACCCTAGGAATTATTGGAGCAGGACTAGAAGCTTATTATCATGCAAAGATTGCGTCAGAGTATTTGTCAATATCTAGAATTCTCATAACTGCAAGAAAATCTCATATCGAGTTAGCAAAGAAAATAGGTGCAGATGCAGTAGATTTACAAACCTTGCTTAAAGAGTCTGACGTAATATTTTCAACCACATCTTCTAAAGAACCGGTAGTACTAGGGAAATTTTTGAAAGAAGATTTTCATATAAGTAGTATAGGTGCCCATACTCCTGATGCTAGAGAGATTGACGACGAAACTATAGCTAAAGCAAAGACTTACATTGTAGATTCTTTACAAGCAGTGTCTTCAGAATCTGGAGATTACATACAGCCCCAAAAGAAGGGATTAATAAAAAATGTAATAGAAATAGGTAAAATAATAACCGATGGAATAAAAATTGAGAGACCTTCTATATTTAAGACAGTAGGAATTTCAGCGCAAGATAACTTAACTGCATACCATGCTTATAAGCTTAGCCAAACCTTTTCCAAATAA
- a CDS encoding MBL fold metallo-hydrolase — MSVNLKVHKPYVLYEEGDHKFVWLGLDESEHEKGILTNQYLIVDGDEGALLDAGGYFVFERVYENVKEFIKPENIKYLLFSHQDPDVIGSLNLWLDVAPNAQIYVSELWERFLPHLGFEAAGRIIDIPDQGMSIKFGKSEIKAIPAHFMHSVGNFHYYDPVSKIYFSGDLGAAVFPTGKWYLFVENFDEHVKYMEPFHRRYIVSKKAIDHWLEQIKGLDIKIIAPQHGSIFQGENVKKFIEWLKSLDKVGIDYIW, encoded by the coding sequence ATGTCAGTTAATCTAAAAGTTCATAAACCTTACGTACTATACGAGGAAGGAGATCACAAATTTGTCTGGTTAGGATTGGACGAGTCAGAGCATGAAAAAGGAATACTGACAAACCAATATCTTATAGTTGATGGAGACGAAGGTGCATTATTGGATGCAGGAGGATATTTTGTTTTTGAGAGAGTTTATGAAAACGTTAAGGAGTTTATAAAACCAGAAAATATTAAGTATCTCTTATTCTCTCATCAAGATCCTGATGTTATAGGCTCACTTAACTTATGGTTAGACGTTGCACCTAATGCTCAAATTTATGTTTCAGAGCTCTGGGAGAGATTCCTTCCTCATTTAGGATTTGAAGCTGCCGGTAGAATAATCGATATACCAGATCAAGGAATGAGCATAAAATTTGGAAAATCTGAGATTAAAGCTATCCCGGCACATTTTATGCACTCGGTAGGAAATTTCCATTATTATGATCCAGTATCCAAGATTTACTTCTCTGGAGATTTAGGAGCTGCAGTGTTTCCGACAGGCAAATGGTATTTATTTGTAGAAAATTTTGACGAACACGTAAAGTACATGGAACCTTTCCACAGAAGATACATAGTAAGCAAAAAAGCCATAGATCATTGGCTAGAACAAATTAAAGGACTTGATATAAAAATCATAGCACCACAACACGGTTCAATATTCCAAGGAGAAAATGTGAAAAAATTCATAGAATGGCTCAAAAGCCTAGATAAAGTAGGAATAGATTATATATGGTAA
- the xerA gene encoding site-specific tyrosine recombinase/integron integrase, producing the protein MKLQLGSPPSDGNYLDAFIIALKAAEAGEGTVKLYSTAVKDFLEFIKKDPKSVTSEDVNRWIIHLMSKEGKIKGTEMKRARSVTLRNYVIAVRRFLKWIGVNVNPVIPRARRKEIRALNEDEIKRLFEATRRLRDKLILRLFLDTGLRSKELLSLRVEDIDLKNRMIRVRETKNGEERIVFFTEETEKLLRKYLTKQGSSERLFPMTYQALYKLIKRLGERAGIKGLRPHILRHTFATIAIRRGLPLPAVQRLLGHKDIKTTQIYTHLVLEDLMQAYKKVFEENTT; encoded by the coding sequence GTGAAATTACAACTTGGTAGCCCTCCTTCTGACGGAAATTATTTAGACGCTTTTATTATAGCATTAAAAGCAGCTGAAGCAGGAGAGGGAACAGTAAAGCTTTACTCTACTGCGGTAAAAGACTTTCTAGAATTTATTAAGAAAGACCCCAAAAGCGTAACTTCTGAAGACGTTAATAGATGGATAATCCACTTGATGTCTAAAGAAGGAAAAATAAAAGGAACAGAAATGAAAAGGGCAAGAAGCGTAACTTTAAGGAACTATGTTATTGCAGTAAGAAGATTTTTAAAGTGGATTGGAGTAAACGTTAATCCAGTAATTCCAAGAGCAAGAAGGAAAGAGATTAGGGCTTTAAACGAAGACGAAATAAAAAGGCTTTTCGAGGCAACAAGAAGGCTTAGAGATAAGTTAATTTTACGCTTATTCTTGGATACTGGATTAAGATCTAAGGAGTTGCTCTCGCTTAGGGTTGAAGATATAGATCTAAAGAATAGAATGATAAGAGTTAGGGAAACAAAGAATGGAGAAGAAAGGATAGTATTCTTTACTGAGGAAACTGAAAAATTGTTAAGAAAGTACTTAACTAAACAAGGAAGTTCCGAGAGACTCTTTCCTATGACATACCAAGCACTTTATAAATTAATTAAAAGGCTAGGAGAAAGGGCTGGAATTAAGGGGCTAAGGCCACATATATTAAGGCATACATTTGCAACTATTGCAATAAGGAGAGGTTTGCCTTTACCGGCAGTACAAAGGTTGCTAGGCCATAAAGATATTAAGACTACACAAATATATACTCACTTAGTTCTAGAAGACTTAATGCAGGCATATAAAAAAGTGTTCGAAGAAAATACTACTTAA
- a CDS encoding radical SAM/SPASM domain-containing protein has protein sequence MNRDIKAIRWFIKTQLLKDPFNPGYATFKVTSRCNLHCTFCNPEYYNGELGEGSTETIKKIIDNLRDSSIVVLSFEGGEPTIRKDILELLEYAHDGSFYVMLTTNGYRLNDDEFLTKLADRIDFLHYSIDEYHWNVKALDTLCKFRQYGIKVNVQTVVTRYNLNKLEDKIKKVRECNYKILVLPAVDYPNSKVKLAPDPEQLYNVLSELKKKYSSTLNNSWGFIKALKGEYPKRLVSYAITIYPNGDLPYPDDINGEIVGNLSKEKLNDILKSPRVKELQRKMLENQAKFEYLHLQTASFNSLRDLAEYVKDMAKWRFTGKA, from the coding sequence ATGAATCGTGATATAAAAGCGATTAGATGGTTCATAAAAACGCAATTATTAAAAGATCCGTTTAATCCTGGGTATGCAACTTTTAAGGTTACTTCAAGGTGCAACTTGCACTGTACTTTTTGTAATCCTGAATATTATAATGGTGAGCTCGGTGAAGGAAGTACAGAAACTATAAAGAAGATAATTGATAATTTGAGAGATTCATCAATAGTAGTACTTTCATTTGAAGGCGGAGAACCTACTATTAGAAAAGATATTCTAGAGTTGTTGGAGTATGCACATGACGGTTCATTTTACGTAATGCTAACTACAAATGGATATAGGTTGAACGACGACGAATTCTTAACTAAACTTGCAGATAGAATAGATTTCCTTCATTATTCAATAGACGAGTATCATTGGAACGTTAAAGCCTTAGATACATTATGTAAATTTAGACAATATGGAATAAAGGTTAATGTGCAAACAGTAGTAACTAGATATAACTTGAATAAGTTGGAAGATAAAATCAAGAAAGTTAGGGAATGTAACTACAAAATCCTTGTTTTACCTGCAGTAGATTATCCAAATTCAAAGGTAAAACTTGCACCAGATCCTGAACAGCTCTATAATGTACTTTCAGAACTTAAAAAGAAATATTCTTCTACTCTCAATAATTCTTGGGGATTTATTAAAGCATTAAAAGGTGAATATCCAAAGAGGTTAGTAAGCTATGCAATAACAATTTATCCTAATGGTGATTTGCCTTATCCTGACGATATAAATGGAGAAATTGTAGGAAACTTAAGCAAGGAAAAGCTTAACGATATTCTGAAATCTCCAAGAGTTAAGGAGCTTCAGAGGAAAATGTTGGAAAATCAAGCAAAATTTGAATATCTTCATCTGCAGACAGCATCATTTAATAGCTTAAGAGATTTGGCAGAATATGTAAAGGATATGGCTAAATGGAGATTTACAGGGAAAGCTTAA
- a CDS encoding gamma carbonic anhydrase family protein, which translates to MPIEDFMGRKPRISKNVFLHPTAYIIGDVEIGEMSSVWHYVVIRGDNDSISIGKESNIQENSTIHTDPGFKVEIGDKVTVGHNAVIHGAKVSSNVIIGIGSILLNGSKVGEYSIVGAGSVVPPNAEIPPYSVAMGIPAKVVRKIREEEIKMIEDNAYEYVLHVKRFLNYES; encoded by the coding sequence ATGCCTATAGAAGATTTTATGGGCAGAAAGCCAAGAATTTCTAAGAACGTTTTCTTACATCCTACAGCTTATATAATTGGTGATGTTGAAATAGGGGAAATGAGTAGTGTATGGCATTATGTTGTCATAAGAGGAGATAACGATTCCATAAGTATAGGTAAAGAATCTAACATTCAAGAAAATTCAACAATACATACAGACCCAGGATTTAAAGTTGAAATAGGAGATAAAGTTACAGTAGGACATAACGCAGTTATACATGGAGCTAAAGTTTCATCAAACGTCATCATTGGTATAGGTTCTATTTTACTTAATGGTTCAAAAGTAGGCGAATATAGCATAGTTGGAGCAGGAAGCGTAGTACCGCCAAATGCCGAAATTCCTCCTTATAGTGTAGCAATGGGAATTCCAGCTAAGGTAGTAAGAAAAATAAGAGAGGAAGAAATTAAAATGATAGAAGATAATGCGTATGAATATGTTTTACATGTAAAGAGGTTTCTGAACTATGAATCGTGA
- a CDS encoding RsmB/NOP family class I SAM-dependent RNA methyltransferase: MELDYDEFVIEELRKVYGKSLNSFLDSIKRPNSRLYVRVNTLKTTVDEVLQSMYGFKKDEDFPEAIYAEVKGPNKLESLDSKVIVDKKTAESVMLGADVYPPGIKKIIANEGNSVEVVSENGITVANGELVRLPGGKFMVKVYNSLYSSPKLADTKEIKEGKIYVQGKASMYVARIVDPRPGEFIVDTTAAPGGKLSHIYQLEPRARIIGFDHTYKKVEKMKQLFKKMNVNVQVFVHDSRYLSELGIKDVDKVLIDPPCSALGLRPKVYDKKTKTDLMNLHAYQKQFLNSAYEILKKGGEVIYSTCTVTEIENEEVVNDPRFDIEYMIRFHPQIHDMTGFFIAKLKKK; the protein is encoded by the coding sequence TTGGAATTAGATTATGATGAATTTGTCATAGAAGAACTTAGGAAAGTGTATGGGAAAAGTCTGAATAGCTTTCTGGATTCTATTAAAAGACCAAATTCAAGGCTTTACGTTAGGGTTAATACGTTAAAGACTACAGTGGATGAAGTTTTACAATCGATGTATGGATTTAAAAAAGACGAAGATTTTCCTGAGGCTATCTATGCTGAAGTTAAAGGCCCTAATAAGTTAGAAAGTTTAGACTCTAAGGTTATTGTAGATAAGAAAACTGCTGAGAGCGTAATGCTGGGAGCGGACGTTTACCCACCAGGAATTAAGAAGATAATTGCAAATGAAGGCAATTCTGTAGAAGTAGTAAGCGAAAACGGAATAACAGTTGCTAATGGAGAGTTAGTAAGGTTACCTGGAGGAAAATTTATGGTCAAGGTTTATAATTCTTTGTACTCTTCACCTAAGTTAGCAGATACAAAGGAAATAAAAGAAGGTAAAATTTACGTTCAAGGTAAAGCTTCAATGTATGTAGCTAGGATAGTAGACCCTCGACCTGGAGAATTTATAGTAGATACGACAGCCGCACCTGGAGGCAAATTATCGCACATTTACCAACTAGAACCTAGGGCAAGAATTATAGGATTTGACCATACATATAAAAAAGTTGAAAAAATGAAACAGCTATTTAAGAAAATGAATGTAAACGTTCAAGTATTTGTTCACGATTCCAGGTATTTAAGTGAGCTAGGAATAAAAGATGTGGATAAGGTGCTTATAGACCCTCCATGCTCTGCTCTAGGATTAAGACCTAAAGTTTATGACAAAAAGACTAAAACGGATTTAATGAATCTTCATGCGTATCAAAAGCAATTCTTGAATTCAGCGTATGAGATCCTAAAAAAAGGCGGAGAGGTTATTTACTCTACATGTACCGTTACTGAAATAGAGAATGAAGAAGTCGTTAATGACCCTAGATTTGATATAGAATATATGATAAGATTTCATCCTCAAATACATGACATGACCGGGTTTTTTATAGCCAAGTTGAAGAAGAAATAA
- a CDS encoding beta-ribofuranosylaminobenzene 5'-phosphate synthase family protein, whose product MMKLIGISRIHITLFDLEGKYGRLDGGMGVALKYPRIVIKTGECEEINIDGVPKEKFCIEEDYPAHVGLGHTTQYLLSITKYAFEKNFQRKSSVELAKLVKRGSTSGIGVYAFEYGGFIVDGGHSLKVKKEALPSDFSTAPPPPLLLRVDFPWYIYVNIPEGRRIFGKEELAAFKNAKLEGLDTLARVVLMEFIPSVIEKDLENVLDALDRIQNLGFKKIEVSLQTDKVRELMKKLKSKGFPSGISSFGPAVYTFVNSRREGEELVSTFGGFLTEPNNKGAKVVWN is encoded by the coding sequence ATAATGAAGCTTATAGGTATTTCAAGGATTCATATTACACTATTTGACCTCGAAGGTAAGTACGGTAGACTAGACGGAGGGATGGGAGTAGCATTAAAATATCCTAGGATAGTTATCAAGACTGGCGAATGCGAAGAAATTAACATAGATGGAGTTCCTAAGGAGAAGTTTTGCATAGAAGAGGACTACCCAGCTCACGTAGGTTTAGGGCATACAACACAGTATTTATTATCAATAACGAAGTATGCGTTCGAGAAGAACTTCCAAAGAAAGAGCTCTGTAGAATTAGCTAAGTTAGTGAAAAGAGGTTCAACTTCCGGTATAGGTGTATATGCATTCGAATACGGCGGATTTATTGTAGATGGAGGTCATTCATTAAAAGTTAAGAAAGAGGCCTTACCTTCAGATTTTTCCACAGCCCCTCCGCCACCGCTTTTACTTAGGGTAGATTTTCCTTGGTATATTTATGTAAACATTCCAGAAGGCAGGAGAATCTTTGGTAAAGAAGAATTGGCAGCATTTAAAAATGCTAAGCTTGAAGGATTAGATACTTTAGCTAGAGTAGTTCTCATGGAATTTATTCCTTCTGTCATAGAAAAAGACTTAGAAAACGTACTGGACGCGCTCGATAGAATACAAAATCTAGGTTTTAAAAAGATTGAGGTATCTTTGCAAACGGATAAGGTGAGAGAACTTATGAAAAAACTTAAGAGCAAAGGTTTCCCTAGCGGAATATCATCCTTTGGTCCAGCAGTTTATACTTTTGTCAATTCTAGAAGAGAAGGAGAAGAACTAGTTTCTACATTTGGTGGATTTTTAACAGAGCCAAATAATAAGGGGGCTAAGGTAGTTTGGAATTAG